A stretch of the Syntrophales bacterium genome encodes the following:
- a CDS encoding UvrD-helicase domain-containing protein, with translation MTPNLTDKNERLSALDTAGSHHVEAPAGSGKTLLLTMRFLKLLGEVNHPGEIIALTFTEKAAGEMRDRILRTLNMARDNETPENSLDDTLTKLAGNALGRHKQLVSADVLNIMTFHGFCLYMARRAPLEAGIAPDCEIMDEKVQPILIDEALQCVRNRLFSSPRGDIKRAALENRLLYHNNYWDGISEELKEVIRTRDQFQDLIMEVRSHGIASLPPILTKRLQIYMERCLHGLLEKFSLYDLGAKWGEFTEHLSSKGAETNTLPSSLPGSSWEELPRWQVLADRILTKSGSPRRQFGPSSGFYSNFKKTAWAELIESLPENVTKALHDTRDYPAKGDTIADIGVLSDFIILAAEVIGEYEAICRKRHIIDFIGLEQSALRVLNEENPTDLHLYLDHRIRHLLVDEFQDTNRNQWELIKRLCSGWTPDDGRTIFIVGDPKQSIYAFRNAEVRLFIEAKDGIPLPGQEKLPLNTHLLKTNFRSTEELIKWTNALFGDTVMINPDSDADEVPFNSSIPAGNDKKETVISLNLFSDKDTDRAKDDEARWLAKKVKKTLDETSGKKSIAILLFTRNRIHRYLAALKQERIPVQVQEGLSLIERPEIMHLMQTARFMVRPHDDMAWASLLRSPWSWFDVTILQEAAMQDEESWAKKIHLTAKTHPEMDVLLKAIDQAMMRVGREPLGKVVKGFWETLDGPKITAYLYGMAGVANCRRFFEILEDAEEGVPQETLNRIEVTLDSLYEPVDPTASRSPVEMMTIHKAKGLEFDCVFLPFMDWRPLASGPKTPPPYLLERMPGTGEKHLIAMGRDRRTEEPTATYRLLNKIRKEREWGEAKRTFYVAATRARDSLIMGGVVKSKDEAVFAPDKSVLSWVMGHEGLNRKDPAEIKGTTISIVVNPVIDTLSTKDEYADLILPEPLPLTPERMPYVVESPSLLKTDDLTHLGDDNADGRARGIITHRILHTSIIGAKIPTEAAIVKALCAEGLPAELAVHISPEIIEEVDSTLSNPFIAGLIDKSNPIVRSEWAIEDTSKEGHIRSGIIDLAVFDGNNWWIVDFKTSRPAKGKSFEKFISREEELYRPQLEAYRSMLKKVEPVGKSSIHMGIYLTALKQWREL, from the coding sequence ATGACACCTAATCTTACCGACAAAAATGAGCGTCTGTCTGCCCTCGACACGGCTGGCAGCCACCATGTTGAGGCTCCGGCCGGTTCCGGCAAGACCCTGCTCTTGACCATGAGATTTCTCAAACTGCTGGGAGAGGTGAATCACCCCGGAGAGATCATAGCCCTTACCTTTACCGAGAAGGCTGCAGGAGAGATGCGGGATCGTATTCTCCGTACGTTGAATATGGCCCGGGACAATGAAACTCCCGAGAATTCCCTGGACGACACACTTACTAAACTTGCCGGCAATGCCCTTGGCCGCCATAAACAGCTTGTATCTGCTGATGTCCTGAACATCATGACATTCCACGGTTTCTGCCTCTATATGGCCCGGCGTGCCCCTTTAGAGGCCGGGATTGCACCCGACTGCGAAATCATGGATGAAAAAGTCCAGCCCATTTTAATTGATGAAGCGCTGCAGTGTGTACGGAATCGACTCTTCTCATCTCCCAGGGGTGACATAAAAAGGGCTGCCCTGGAAAACCGTCTCCTTTATCACAACAACTACTGGGACGGTATCTCAGAAGAGCTGAAAGAGGTGATAAGAACAAGGGATCAGTTTCAAGACCTGATAATGGAAGTACGTTCCCATGGGATTGCTTCCCTTCCACCGATACTGACTAAGCGGTTGCAGATCTACATGGAGAGATGCCTCCATGGTCTCCTGGAAAAATTTTCATTGTACGATCTCGGTGCAAAATGGGGAGAATTCACAGAACACCTCTCCAGCAAAGGTGCGGAGACCAACACTCTGCCATCCTCACTTCCGGGGTCATCCTGGGAGGAGCTTCCCCGCTGGCAGGTCTTAGCAGACAGAATACTTACTAAAAGCGGGAGTCCGAGAAGACAGTTTGGACCGTCGAGCGGCTTTTACAGCAATTTTAAAAAGACCGCCTGGGCAGAGCTGATCGAGAGCCTTCCGGAAAATGTTACAAAAGCCTTACATGATACAAGAGACTACCCGGCAAAGGGCGACACCATAGCCGATATCGGCGTCCTTTCAGACTTCATAATCCTTGCGGCGGAGGTCATCGGCGAATATGAAGCGATATGCAGAAAACGGCATATCATCGATTTCATCGGGCTGGAACAGTCGGCACTCCGAGTATTGAATGAAGAAAATCCCACCGATCTTCACCTGTATCTTGACCACAGGATAAGACACCTGCTCGTTGACGAGTTTCAGGATACCAACCGGAACCAGTGGGAATTGATAAAGAGACTTTGCAGCGGCTGGACGCCGGATGACGGCAGGACGATCTTTATCGTTGGTGATCCGAAACAGTCCATCTATGCCTTCAGAAACGCGGAAGTGAGGTTGTTTATCGAGGCCAAAGACGGTATTCCGCTTCCCGGACAGGAAAAGCTCCCACTTAACACACATCTGTTAAAGACGAATTTCCGTTCCACGGAAGAATTGATAAAGTGGACGAACGCACTTTTTGGCGACACAGTTATGATCAATCCGGACTCCGATGCCGATGAAGTCCCATTCAATTCATCTATCCCAGCCGGAAATGATAAAAAAGAGACGGTCATATCCCTCAATCTTTTTTCGGATAAAGATACCGACAGGGCAAAAGATGATGAGGCGAGGTGGCTTGCTAAAAAAGTAAAAAAGACGCTCGATGAAACGTCTGGCAAAAAATCCATCGCCATACTCTTATTTACACGAAACAGGATTCACCGATATCTTGCCGCCCTGAAGCAGGAACGAATCCCCGTTCAGGTACAGGAAGGACTGAGTCTCATTGAAAGGCCGGAAATCATGCACCTTATGCAGACGGCCCGGTTCATGGTGAGGCCGCATGACGATATGGCCTGGGCATCTCTTCTTAGATCGCCCTGGTCCTGGTTCGATGTGACGATTCTCCAGGAGGCAGCCATGCAGGATGAGGAAAGCTGGGCAAAAAAGATACACCTCACGGCAAAAACGCATCCCGAAATGGATGTCCTCCTAAAGGCTATTGACCAGGCAATGATGAGGGTTGGAAGAGAGCCTCTCGGAAAGGTCGTCAAAGGGTTCTGGGAGACCCTCGACGGACCTAAGATAACGGCCTATCTTTACGGCATGGCAGGGGTTGCAAATTGCCGCCGTTTTTTTGAAATCCTGGAAGATGCTGAGGAAGGAGTTCCGCAGGAGACCCTGAATCGTATCGAAGTTACCCTCGATTCCCTCTATGAACCGGTGGATCCTACCGCATCGCGATCACCGGTTGAGATGATGACAATTCATAAGGCAAAGGGGTTGGAATTCGATTGTGTATTCCTCCCGTTCATGGACTGGAGACCGCTTGCCAGCGGCCCCAAAACGCCACCTCCCTATCTTCTGGAAAGGATGCCGGGAACCGGCGAAAAACACTTGATTGCCATGGGCCGTGATCGCCGTACAGAAGAACCCACAGCAACGTACAGGCTCCTCAACAAAATCCGGAAAGAACGTGAATGGGGGGAAGCGAAACGTACCTTTTATGTTGCGGCAACCCGGGCAAGAGACTCCCTCATCATGGGCGGTGTCGTAAAATCAAAGGATGAGGCTGTTTTTGCCCCCGACAAAAGTGTGCTGAGTTGGGTCATGGGTCATGAAGGCCTGAACAGGAAGGATCCCGCCGAAATAAAAGGCACTACCATCTCAATTGTCGTCAACCCGGTAATAGATACCCTGTCCACTAAAGATGAATATGCTGATTTAATCCTTCCGGAGCCCCTTCCGCTTACCCCCGAGAGAATGCCTTACGTTGTGGAAAGTCCTTCATTGCTCAAAACTGATGACCTCACCCATCTGGGTGATGATAATGCCGATGGTAGAGCGCGTGGAATCATAACTCACAGGATTCTGCACACCTCAATTATCGGTGCTAAAATTCCAACCGAAGCTGCTATCGTCAAGGCGCTCTGCGCTGAAGGACTGCCTGCGGAGTTGGCCGTCCACATATCTCCCGAGATAATTGAAGAAGTTGATTCCACACTTAGCAATCCTTTCATAGCAGGACTGATCGATAAATCTAACCCGATAGTCCGAAGTGAATGGGCTATTGAGGATACATCGAAAGAAGGGCACATTCGTTCCGGCATTATCGATCTTGCAGTCTTTGATGGGAACAACTGGTGGATAGTGGATTTTAAGACCTCAAGACCGGCAAAAGGTAAGTCGTTTGAAAAATTTATATCCCGCGAGGAGGAGCTGTACAGACCACAGCTCGAAGCTTATCGATCCATGCTGAAAAAGGTGGAACCAGTCGGTAAGTCGTCAATTCACATGGGAATTTATCTAACCGCATTAAAACAATGGAGGGAGTTATAA
- a CDS encoding sigma factor-like helix-turn-helix DNA-binding protein — MTNLYKCKKKDTFITESCHDEACEWWLKNETFCNCTWIVCNHGPFTLEEVGAMMGVTRERIRQIEAKALRKLQHKKRRDQLKDFALPDYDYE, encoded by the coding sequence TTGACAAACCTGTATAAGTGCAAAAAGAAGGACACATTCATAACCGAATCCTGTCATGATGAAGCCTGTGAGTGGTGGCTGAAGAACGAAACATTTTGTAATTGCACTTGGATTGTGTGCAATCACGGCCCCTTTACTCTTGAAGAGGTTGGTGCGATGATGGGGGTAACAAGAGAAAGAATAAGGCAGATAGAAGCAAAGGCCCTCAGAAAATTACAGCACAAAAAAAGAAGAGATCAATTGAAAGATTTTGCCTTGCCGGATTACGATTATGAATAA
- a CDS encoding HU family DNA-binding protein: protein MTKRDLIEKVQERLEDYPKKDVDFAVNIIFQAMTGALLRNERIDIRGLGNFTVKSRDSREGRNPKTGAIVDVPSRKVPFFKVGKELRKLVDY, encoded by the coding sequence ATGACAAAGAGAGACCTGATTGAAAAAGTACAGGAGAGACTGGAGGATTATCCCAAAAAGGATGTAGATTTTGCAGTCAATATTATATTCCAAGCGATGACAGGCGCATTATTAAGAAATGAGAGGATAGACATCAGGGGATTGGGAAATTTTACCGTTAAATCGAGAGATTCCCGGGAAGGAAGAAACCCGAAAACAGGGGCAATAGTTGATGTTCCTTCCAGAAAGGTTCCGTTTTTTAAGGTTGGGAAGGAACTCAGAAAATTAGTAGATTATTAG